A window of Pullulanibacillus sp. KACC 23026 genomic DNA:
ATTTGCTTCCACCCATAAAAACCTTATCTAAATTCCACATTTTTGAATAGCCTATTTTCTCCATTAGTTACTTCCCCCATAATATGTATATCTCACCAAAAACGAACATACAGAAAAAACGGCAAAACCCTTGCTCACCAAACGCATTCGTTGTAGAACAAAATAATTAAAAATCATTTTCAATAATAGATAAAAAATTAGCGAAATTATCTAATTGAGCTAATGCAAAATCTAGATCGCCGTTCCCTTCAAGAGCCAATGCTATGTTTGTCGTAATTGACATTATTACTCTTGCTTTTAAAACAAATTGAAATGTTTTCTTATCTGATGCAACGCTCTCAAGATTGAGTACATAGTCTGCAACAGGATGTTCTAAACCTTTAAACAAAGTAATATTTCCAATAAAAGAAGCTAAATCCCAAAACTTAGGCATTAACGATACATCTTCAAAGTCTATCCATCGCCATCCGTTAGAACTTGGAATTAAATTATTGGGATGTGCGTCCCCATGAGCTGGAAACAATTCAAGTTGTCTAATATCCTTATCCACTTTCTCAAATTCTTTTAACAAAAGTAGAATACGTTTGTCTTTGTCATCAAGTTTAGTTAAATACTCAGCAGCTTGATTAACATTTTTCCAAGCCCCAAAAATTTGCAAAGGCCCCCCATAATTATTCAATGCTTTTATCATCACGTTTAACATATTTATAACTTCTTTACCTTTAAGTGGTGGGATTTCTAATGGTGCTATATACTCCCATAATGTCATCCAAGTCGAACCAATTTTATGTGGTCCGGCTGGAATCTGTGTTGTGAATGAAACTACTGGTACATTATTTTTCTCCAAATACCCCACCACTTCTAACTCTTGTAATAAAACATTTTTCCAAAAATATGGGTCATCATCTTCAAATAGTTTCGCAATCCTTGCCACGATTGGATAGGGAGTTAGACGAACTATAAGATTTCCTGCATCACTAAGAATTTCAGGATTAGTATTTAAAAGTCCGAGTCTATCTGTTGCCTTCAATAAATCCTTTATTATTGTTTCTGTATTGACCAACCTTAAATTCCCCCCTGATACTCAACTGCCTTCTTCAACTCACCCATCAAGCTTGTGATCCACGTTCCCAAATAATGCTTTCTTAACCGTTTATTGAACAACTCTGACCTATAAGAGCTGAATAATACCAATATTCTTAATTAATTATAACAAACAAAGAAAGAACTTGGCGTGAGAATTTTTCAACTTATACATTACATTCCCAATGAAAATAAGGCGTGTAACTGATTCACGCCTTATTTTTATTAGCCTTATTAGATCTTCCGTAAGAGAAAAAAACAACTTTTTTTATTGTTAAAAAAGAAAAGCGCCTCTTCATTTTCTCTGAAGAGACACCTTCGTTAGCACAAGAATAATTTTGTTTTTAGATGGATCTAGTTTTTCTAACTACAAAAGTTATGGCATCGGTACTTAACAACACAGGTTTTTCATTTCTCACAATCTGATAATCGAGCGGCTTAACTAATTCATTTATGACTTCCCACCCATCCCCATATAGGTCGTGTAATTTTGTCAACATTTCTTCGGTTGTAAGGTTAATTTCCATTAGTGCTTCTAATTTTTCATTAGATTCGAGAAGTGTTTCGGTTAAATTAGAATTAACAATAATGCAATTGATCCCATTAACTTTTGTCCCTTTCGCCATCTGTTGCACGACTTTTTCAAAGGTTTCCTCTGAATCAAGGTGCTCTAAACTTGAGACGGCAACAATATAATTAAAATCTTCCTTCTGGATCGTATAATCAGCGATATCTGACCTAACCGTTTGAATAAGGCCACTTACTCCGAACTCGTTGCTATATTGTTTTAGTTTGTCTATTGCAGAGTTCAATAAATCAACACATACAACTTTCCCTTTCTTAATATGCTGAGCAATTGGGATACTATTTCTCCCTACACCAGACCCCAAGTCTAAAACACTAAGGCTTTCATTTTCTGCAAAAAGCTGCAGCTGATCCATAACCATTTTGACCGGTTTATTTAACCAAGACCCCTTTTCAAAGAGCCTATAATTATCGTAGCAATAATCGTGATAGTCCTTTTCTGCACTTCTTATGTACTCAATTCGATTCATATTTTTTCTCCATACTTCCCTTATTTGTAATCGGGATTGATTGGTTTTCGTTATATCATCATCTATCCATTAACCTTCATTTTTTAAATAAATCTATTTAAATAGTCGCCAAATATTTTGTTCATAACTTTGGGGGTGTTTTCTATATAAACATTAAATTGTTCCATGTTCGATTCGAATTTATCAGAGTTTCTTTCATCTGTCGGAAAATCAGATATTCCTTTAATAATAATGCATTCAACATTATTTTTTTTACAGATATAAGCAATAGCACCCGCTTCTGTATCGGCTATTGTTAGTTCGTTTTCTTTAAGTTCTAAATAGTCCTTCCACATAACGACTGCTTTATCAGCGGTGCCAATTGTTCCGGTATAAAAATTATTCCCATATTTTGATAGATCAATATCGACTATGAAGGATTGCTTAATAAGAGGCTCAACTTCTTTTACTGTGCAATCATATTGAACAGCTTTATCAGGTACTAAAATATCTAAATGACTAAACTTATCATCTATTCCTGCACATGTTCCAGCAACGATCACTTTCGTTAAACTAAATTTGGAAATCATATACTGGTTACCACCAACCCCATTTACTTTTCTTACACCGGTACTGTAAAAAACAAGTTCAGTATCCTTAATTGTTCTTATGAAATACTCGCCATATGGATAACCGAAACGTTCGATTTCTTTTATGTTAAAATATTCCAATGTTGCTTCGTATTCCCACTTCGTTGCTAGGCTTATTCCGATCATCGACTTATCACCCTACAAAAATTTAAATTCTCACTATTGAATGACTATACACGGTCTGATTTCATTTTCTTATTAAAGTCACCTTTACCCGCAAACCTTCAGACTATTAAATCCACTCCTTGTTTTAGCTTAACATAAAATCGTGTGCGCCAGGCTTATAGGCGAAGGCGGCAGCGTAGTTTCACTTATTCTTAGTTCTGCCTAGCTAAAATTTCCTTCTATAAACCTAACAAAACGCACAGCTAGTGATTAACTGTGCGTTTTGCATGGAGTGAAGATGAACGGTTTCTTAAGGTAGGGCTTTGTTACGCCTTTAATTCTTGTATATCAAAGCCGTCTACCCAAAAGACCGTTTTTTTGGATTAGGAGATCCATATCATCGTAACAAAGCTTATGACCGTAATAAACACGACCAAGGCTCCGGAAAAGATAAACAAGCTAGGGATTCCATGATTTTTATCCTTTAGATGCATGAAGTAGAAAAGCTGAAAGGCCACTTGAATAACCGCTAAAGTGACAATAAAGAAAGCAATCAGGTGATTGTCAATGTTCTTTCGAAAATAAACGGCCAAAAAAGCTAAAACAGTAAAGATGATCATAGACACAAAAGTCACCCAATAATACTGGAGGTCACGCTTCTTTTGTTCACGCTCTATCATAGCCTTGAAAGTCGTTTTCTGATCGGACATATGATTCCCCTCCTATTACGAGCCTACAATTCCAAGTAGGTAAACGACTGTAAAGATAAACACCCAGACGACGTCAATAAAGTGCCAATATAGTGCTGCAATATAATACTTAGGTGCGGTAATCGCTGTGATTCCTTTTTTGTAAGAAGCAACCATTAAAGTTGAAATCCACAGAACTCCGAATAAAACGTGTCCCCCGTGCGTTCCAACAAGTGTATAGAAGCTTGAAGAAAAGGCACTTGTCTTATAACCCAGTCCTTTATCGAGATATTCAGTAAACTCTTTGATCTCTAATCCTAAGAAACATAGACCAAGAATGACCGTAATCCAAAACCAGAAACGCATTTTTCTAACATTCAATTCTTTCAATCCCAGGATAGCAAAGACACTTGTTAAACTGCTCGTTAATAGAATGATCGTCGAAAGAAACGTCAAATTGAGGCTGAACAGATCCTTTCCGCTTGGGCCGCCCGCAACATGATTGCGAAGGGCAATAAAGGTTGAGAAGAGTGTTCCGAATAGAACCGTCTCTCCCCCAAGAAACAACCAAAACCCAACGAACTTATTTCGCCCTTCTAAAGTCGTGAGTTCGGGATGCCCAGGAGAGACGTCATTGTGATGTCCGTGCTCAACTGCCGACATTATGCGCCCTCCCCTTTCTTCTCCATCTCTAATACCTCTTCTTTATGAATATGAAAACCGTGATCATCCTTCAGCGAGTGAACAAGCATGCATAATAGCATGAGACCAATTCCTAAAATGGCGACAAATAAGGCGCCTTTATGAATACCCGTTCCCGTTTCGTCAGCGAAGATAAACCCAAAGCTTGCAACCGTTAACGATAAAGACATCAGGAATGGAATGATCGAACCGTTTGGCATATGGATGTCTCCATATGGCTCTGCAGGGGTTACCTTCTTATTTCCATCCATTTTTTCTTTCCAAAAGGTATCAACAGATTGAACGAGTGGCGTTTGACCAAAATTATACTCTGGAGCAGGTGATGGAATCGACCATTCAAGCGTTCTTCCCATTCCCCAAGCATCACCTGTAGCACGCTGACCTTTAGCTTGTGTCATGACAATGTTGATCACAAGTAAAACAACAGCAATGGCCATCCCCGCTGCTCCAATTGAACTAATCATGTTGCCCGTCGCTAGCCAATCACCTGCTTGATAAGTAAAGTAACGACGCGGCATTCCCATTAAGCCTAAGAAATGCTGCGGGAAGAAGGTGACATGAAAACCGATTAAGAAGAACCAGAAACCAATTTTACCAAGGGTTTCATTAAGATATTTACCGAAGATCTTTGGCCACCAATAAAAGAGACCAGCGAATAAGCCTAGGACAACTCCCCCCACTATGACGTAGTGAAAGTGAGCAATAACAAAGTAACTGTCTTGATACTGAAAGTCAGCGGCAGGAATCGCAAGCATAACCCCTGTCACCCCTCCTAACACAAAGGTCGGGATAAACGCTATGGCATAGAGGTTAGCCGTTGTAAAGTGAACTTGGCCGCCCCACATCGTAAAAATCCAGTTAAAGATTTTAATACCGGTTGGAACAGCGATCGCCATCGTCGCAATCGCAAATATGGAGTTGGCAACAGGCCCAAGACCAACCGTAAACATATGGTGAACCCAGACCATGAAGGCCAAAAAGCCAATGAGTACAGTCGCAAAAACCATTGATGTATGGCCAAAAAGACGCTTTTTGGAGAATGTCGGTATTACCTCGGAAATAATTCCAAAGCACGGTAAAGCCAAAATGTATACCTCTGGATGTCCAAAGATCCAAAAGATATGCTCCCAAATAATACCGTTACCGCCATTTGCCGTGTTAAAGAAATTCGCTCCAAAAACACGATCAAACAGTTCCATAAATAAGCCAACTGTTAAAGCTGGGAATGCAAATAGGATAAGGGCTGAAGTAACAAATGCAGTCCAGGTGAAAAGCGGCATGCGCATAAAGGTCATACCTGGAGCACGCATGTTAATAATGGTAACGAGGAAATTAATCCCTCCCATTAATGTACCGGCACCGGCAACCTGCAGTCCCAAAATATAATAATCCATTCCGCTTCCCAGGTAGTCTGTACTAAGAGGCGCATAAGCGGTCCAGCCACCTGAAGGAGCACCGCCTAGAAACCAACTCACATTAAGAATCAATCCTCCTAAGAAGAATAACCAAAATCCTAATGCATTCATGAATGGAAAGGCAACGTCGCGTGCTCCAATCTGTAATGGAACGACAGCATTCAAAAAAGCAAATATGGCTGGCATCGCCACAAAGAAGATCATGGTTGTGCCATGCATCGTTACAACTTGGTTATACGCGTCGCCGACAAGGAACGTATTGTTTGGAACGGATAGCTGAATCCGAATCAGCATGGCTTCTATTCCACCTATAGCGAAAAAGAGACCCGCACCGCAAAGATACAAAATCCCAATCTTCTTGTGATCAACGGTTGTTAGCCACGTCCACAGCCAGGCAAGAAACCCTTGTTTCGGCTGTTGAGTTGCTAAAGTATGAGCGTTTGTCGTCACGTTAAGAACCCTCCTTTTCTCATTATCTATTGATTGTGTTTGACAGAAAGGGTGAATAAATAATCGGCAATATCACTTATTTGCTGGTCGGTCAGGTTTCCTTTAATCCCCCGAGACGGCATTAAGGCACCCGGTTTCAAACTGGTTGGATCCTTAATCCATTTCTCGAGTGTGGATTTGTCATGAGGCAGAAATCCCGCAATATTCTTTTGATCCGCAAAATTCCGCAAATTAGGCGCGGTATTCGACCCGCTTACACCAACTGCATGACAAGCCATACAATCTTGCTTAAATAAGGATTCGCCTTTTTGAGCGCTAGCCGTTGCTGGTGCTGATGGTCCCGCTTTCATTTCTTTTGTCCACGCTGTAAAATCAGACGGGCTGACGGCTCTGACGTTAAAATACATCAAAGCATGTGAGGCACCGCATAACTCGGCACATCGTCCAGCGTAAGTTCCAGGCTTATCAGCCGTTAAGTACATTGAATCGGTTTGCCCTGGGTTCGCATCTAATTTCCCTGCAAGTGCAGGAACCCAGAAAGAGTGAATGACATCAGCAGAAGTCACCTGCAAAACAACTTTTTTCCCAGTAGGAATAAATAAGTCCTCAGAAGTGGTGATTCCATAATCCGGATAATCAAACTGCCACCAATATTGGTGAGCGGTCACTTTGACGACGACGACATTGTCCCCATGATTTTTGGGAACGGTTGCATCTGAAACCGAGAATGTCTTTGCAACAGTCGGAAACGCCAATATTACAAGCAAGATAATAGGAATGACCGTCCAAAGCACTTCCAATAGAGCATTGCCTTCTACCTGTTTCGGTATCACATCCTCTTGCCCAGGACGCTTCCGGTAGCGGATCAGCGCATATGTAAAGAGAAAACCGACAACAACTACGACAATAATCATAATTAAGAAACTTTGGAGCATTAAGCCGGCTTCTGTTCTCGCCACTGGCCCTTGAGGATCAAGCGTCGATAAACCCGGTTTTCCACATCCGACAAGAGTAAAAATGGCGATGACTGCAAGTGGAATCAGACGCAAAAGACGTTGCCATTTCTTTTTCATGCATGAGACCTCTCTTTCTGCTTTTTTATTCGGCCTTATTTTTCGTAAAACGAAAGAGCCGTTATATATGTAAAAATGGCTGCAAAACGTGTTTGAAGAAAAAACAGGCGTGTTTGCAACCATTTCTGACATCTAAATGACTGCGATAATCATTACGATAAAGATAATCGTTAGATAATTCAATGAATACACGAACATCCATTTCGACCATTTCATGATGTCTTTTATAAAAAAGCCAGCGATCCCTAACCCTATCCAGCCGGCACCTAACAGACCTGCGACCACTAGATAGAAAGGACCAAGTTGATATAAAAAGAGAGAAACCGGTAAAAGAACAACGACATAGACAATCATTTGCCTTTTGGTAAATTCAAAGCCTGCAACCACAGGCAGCATCGGGATCCCGGCTTTCCGATACTCTTCGACTCTTTTCATGGCAAGCGCAAGAAAATGAGGCGGTTGCCACAAAAACATGACAAGGAATAAAACCCAAGGGATTGTCCCATGAAGACCAGGATCAAAAGCTGCCCAGCCGATCAAGGGCGGCATAGCACCGGATATGCCTCCTATAACTGTATTAATAGAATGAGTCCGTTTTAGCCACCATGTGTATACGAAAATATAAACAAATAGACCAATCAATCCGATGATAGCTGCCATATAATTGACAAATAGTAATGCAAGAAGACCAATAGCAGAAAAAATAATACCAACCCAAAGGACTTGATGGCTGGATAATTGCCCTGTCGCGGACGGTCTTTCCTTTGTTCGCTCCATTAATTGATCTATATCTCTGTCAATATAGTTATTCAGGGCACATCCCCCGGCTATGACTAAAGCTGAACCCGCCATTACCGCAAGTACCTTCCAAATGTTATCGTAAAAAGATTGATTGGTGTATTTTAAGGCCAGCCACAACCCGGCAAATGTCGTGATTAAGTTCGATATCACTATTCCGGATTTAATGATACCGATCACATCTCCAAACGTTCCAGACGTTTGGACTGCGCTTGGAGAACGGCTTTCCATGACAGAAGACGAATCAAGAGAAGTGAGTGGTTTCGTCATGTCGCTTCACATCCTTTCTATGTTCTGCTAGGACTTTTATGAAAGAACCTTGAATATTTTATTTATTTAAAGATTCAGGTATTTGGAGAGATAAAGAATTATTCGGGTGTGTCTTCTCACCGTTAATCGTTTTGACATAAAACTGTCCATTTAAGTTCACAATTCAAACGAGAGCGACATTAAAAGTATGTTACATTTAGGATGTTGCTAAGTGTTCATATCTGTTTCTAATTATATACGAAGAGAAATTGTTTGTATACTTTGTGACAAATTGACATAAAATCGACAAATTTATGTAAATCGCCTTGAATAATATTACCATTCACTTCATAATGAATAGTGTTTTTGAATAGATCTGGAGGTATCCTTATGTTAAAATGGCTTCGTTTTTTGGGCGTTGCAACATCTATTATTATGCTCATTGTAATCATAATGGGAGCCCTTGTTACCAACACGGGCTCCGCTCAAGGGTGCGGGCATCACTGGCCTCTTTGTTATGGACAAGTTGTTCCTGATTTAAACAGCGACCATACTTGGATTGAGTTCAGCCATCGGGCCGTAACAGGCATTGCCGGGATTCTAATTGTTATTTTAGCCGTATGGTCATGGATTCTTTATTCAAAAGTAAGCTGGGTAAAGTTCCTTTGCATTGGCACGATCTTTTTTGTTGTCCTGCAAGCCGTTTTAGGTGGACTAGCTGTCATTTGGCCGCAATCCTCATTTATACTCGCCCTTCACTTTGGGATCTCACTCATTTCGTTTGCAACCGTCCTGTTATTAACGCTGATAATATACGAGCAAAGCAAATGGAAGGCCGTTATCGCACCACCGTTATCTAAAGGCTTCCGCGTCAATCTTGTATTATGTTTTATTTATCTGTATATCGTTATTTATTCCGGAGCCTTTGTCCGGCACACCGATTCAAGTTTAGGCTGCCTGGATTTCCCATTATGTAATGGACAGCTCATCCCCCCTCTGCTCAGTCGGGCCGGCTTCCAATATACACACCGACTTCTAGCTGGAGTCCTTGTTATTTGGTTAATTATTAATTTTATTCATGCGTTTCGTTATTATCGCAATTCCGGTTGGGTTTATTGGCTAACGCTTCTAAGCATTTTGATTACCTTATGTCAGGCCGCATCGGGTGTCATGGTCATCTTTACCCGGATGCAGTTAAGCTTCCTTCTGCTTCATTCGTTCTTTGTCACCTTGCTATTTGGTGCCCTTTCTTTCTTACTCA
This region includes:
- a CDS encoding cytochrome C oxidase subunit IV family protein; this encodes MSDQKTTFKAMIEREQKKRDLQYYWVTFVSMIIFTVLAFLAVYFRKNIDNHLIAFFIVTLAVIQVAFQLFYFMHLKDKNHGIPSLFIFSGALVVFITVISFVTMIWIS
- a CDS encoding cytochrome (ubi)quinol oxidase subunit III, whose protein sequence is MSAVEHGHHNDVSPGHPELTTLEGRNKFVGFWLFLGGETVLFGTLFSTFIALRNHVAGGPSGKDLFSLNLTFLSTIILLTSSLTSVFAILGLKELNVRKMRFWFWITVILGLCFLGLEIKEFTEYLDKGLGYKTSAFSSSFYTLVGTHGGHVLFGVLWISTLMVASYKKGITAITAPKYYIAALYWHFIDVVWVFIFTVVYLLGIVGS
- a CDS encoding permease, which produces MIGISLATKWEYEATLEYFNIKEIERFGYPYGEYFIRTIKDTELVFYSTGVRKVNGVGGNQYMISKFSLTKVIVAGTCAGIDDKFSHLDILVPDKAVQYDCTVKEVEPLIKQSFIVDIDLSKYGNNFYTGTIGTADKAVVMWKDYLELKENELTIADTEAGAIAYICKKNNVECIIIKGISDFPTDERNSDKFESNMEQFNVYIENTPKVMNKIFGDYLNRFI
- a CDS encoding heme A synthase, whose product is MLKWLRFLGVATSIIMLIVIIMGALVTNTGSAQGCGHHWPLCYGQVVPDLNSDHTWIEFSHRAVTGIAGILIVILAVWSWILYSKVSWVKFLCIGTIFFVVLQAVLGGLAVIWPQSSFILALHFGISLISFATVLLLTLIIYEQSKWKAVIAPPLSKGFRVNLVLCFIYLYIVIYSGAFVRHTDSSLGCLDFPLCNGQLIPPLLSRAGFQYTHRLLAGVLVIWLIINFIHAFRYYRNSGWVYWLTLLSILITLCQAASGVMVIFTRMQLSFLLLHSFFVTLLFGALSFLLMFAIRKTKAL
- a CDS encoding class I SAM-dependent methyltransferase; the encoded protein is MNRIEYIRSAEKDYHDYCYDNYRLFEKGSWLNKPVKMVMDQLQLFAENESLSVLDLGSGVGRNSIPIAQHIKKGKVVCVDLLNSAIDKLKQYSNEFGVSGLIQTVRSDIADYTIQKEDFNYIVAVSSLEHLDSEETFEKVVQQMAKGTKVNGINCIIVNSNLTETLLESNEKLEALMEINLTTEEMLTKLHDLYGDGWEVINELVKPLDYQIVRNEKPVLLSTDAITFVVRKTRSI
- the coxB gene encoding cytochrome c oxidase subunit II, with product MKKKWQRLLRLIPLAVIAIFTLVGCGKPGLSTLDPQGPVARTEAGLMLQSFLIMIIVVVVVGFLFTYALIRYRKRPGQEDVIPKQVEGNALLEVLWTVIPIILLVILAFPTVAKTFSVSDATVPKNHGDNVVVVKVTAHQYWWQFDYPDYGITTSEDLFIPTGKKVVLQVTSADVIHSFWVPALAGKLDANPGQTDSMYLTADKPGTYAGRCAELCGASHALMYFNVRAVSPSDFTAWTKEMKAGPSAPATASAQKGESLFKQDCMACHAVGVSGSNTAPNLRNFADQKNIAGFLPHDKSTLEKWIKDPTSLKPGALMPSRGIKGNLTDQQISDIADYLFTLSVKHNQ
- a CDS encoding phosphotransferase; the encoded protein is MVNTETIIKDLLKATDRLGLLNTNPEILSDAGNLIVRLTPYPIVARIAKLFEDDDPYFWKNVLLQELEVVGYLEKNNVPVVSFTTQIPAGPHKIGSTWMTLWEYIAPLEIPPLKGKEVINMLNVMIKALNNYGGPLQIFGAWKNVNQAAEYLTKLDDKDKRILLLLKEFEKVDKDIRQLELFPAHGDAHPNNLIPSSNGWRWIDFEDVSLMPKFWDLASFIGNITLFKGLEHPVADYVLNLESVASDKKTFQFVLKARVIMSITTNIALALEGNGDLDFALAQLDNFANFLSIIENDF
- a CDS encoding cytochrome c oxidase subunit I — its product is MTTNAHTLATQQPKQGFLAWLWTWLTTVDHKKIGILYLCGAGLFFAIGGIEAMLIRIQLSVPNNTFLVGDAYNQVVTMHGTTMIFFVAMPAIFAFLNAVVPLQIGARDVAFPFMNALGFWLFFLGGLILNVSWFLGGAPSGGWTAYAPLSTDYLGSGMDYYILGLQVAGAGTLMGGINFLVTIINMRAPGMTFMRMPLFTWTAFVTSALILFAFPALTVGLFMELFDRVFGANFFNTANGGNGIIWEHIFWIFGHPEVYILALPCFGIISEVIPTFSKKRLFGHTSMVFATVLIGFLAFMVWVHHMFTVGLGPVANSIFAIATMAIAVPTGIKIFNWIFTMWGGQVHFTTANLYAIAFIPTFVLGGVTGVMLAIPAADFQYQDSYFVIAHFHYVIVGGVVLGLFAGLFYWWPKIFGKYLNETLGKIGFWFFLIGFHVTFFPQHFLGLMGMPRRYFTYQAGDWLATGNMISSIGAAGMAIAVVLLVINIVMTQAKGQRATGDAWGMGRTLEWSIPSPAPEYNFGQTPLVQSVDTFWKEKMDGNKKVTPAEPYGDIHMPNGSIIPFLMSLSLTVASFGFIFADETGTGIHKGALFVAILGIGLMLLCMLVHSLKDDHGFHIHKEEVLEMEKKGEGA
- the cyoE gene encoding heme o synthase → MESRSPSAVQTSGTFGDVIGIIKSGIVISNLITTFAGLWLALKYTNQSFYDNIWKVLAVMAGSALVIAGGCALNNYIDRDIDQLMERTKERPSATGQLSSHQVLWVGIIFSAIGLLALLFVNYMAAIIGLIGLFVYIFVYTWWLKRTHSINTVIGGISGAMPPLIGWAAFDPGLHGTIPWVLFLVMFLWQPPHFLALAMKRVEEYRKAGIPMLPVVAGFEFTKRQMIVYVVVLLPVSLFLYQLGPFYLVVAGLLGAGWIGLGIAGFFIKDIMKWSKWMFVYSLNYLTIIFIVMIIAVI